The nucleotide sequence CTCGCGGACGACTTCGTCGCGGCCTTCGACGCGGCGGCCTAGAGCCGAACGGGGATCCCGCGGTCGTCGAGATACTCCTTGACCTCGCGGATCGTGTACTCGTCGAAGTGGAAGATGGAGGCCGCGAGTGCGGCGTCGGCGCCCGCCTCGGCGAACACCTCGCGGGTGTCCTCGGGACCGCCACACCCCGACGAGGCGATGACCGGCGTCGAGACGTTGTCACAGACCGCCCGCGTCAGCGGGATGTCGTAGCCTTCCTTGGTGCCGTCGGCGTCGATGGAGTTGACGAACAGCTCGCCCGCGCCCCGGGATTCGACCTCCCGGGCCCACTCCACCACGTCGACGCCGGTCCCCTCGCGGCCGCCCTTGATCGTACACTCGAACCAGCAGGACTCGCCGTCGATCCGCTCGTAATGTTCCCCCTGCTCGTCGTAGCGGCGGCGGGCGTCGACGCTGATGACGATACACTGACTACCGAAGGCGGTCGCCCCGGCGTCGACCAGCTCCGGGTTCTCGATGGCCGCGGTGTTGATCGACACCTTGTCCGCGCCGGCCCGGAGCGTCTCCTTGATGTCCTCCCGGGTCCGGATCCCCCCGCCGACGGTCAGCGGGATGAACACCTCGTCGGCCACCTGCTCGACGACGTGGAGCATGGTCTCGCGGCCCTCCGCGCTCGCCGTGATGTCGAGAAAGACGAACTCGTCGGCCCCCGCCTCGTTGTACCGACGGGCCATCTCGACCGGGTCGCCCGTATGCTTCAGGTCCTCGAAGTTGACGCCGGTGTACACCGCCGGGTTGCCGTCCTCGTCGAGGTCCACGTCGATACAGGGAATGATGCGCTTGGTTACGGCCATCCGTATCCCGGGCTACGACGGGCCCGGTCAAAGGCCGTTCGGTAGTCGACGGCGTTCATCCCGTCGGCTGTAACCGTTTCGAGACTTACGTCCAACGTATCAGGTGTATTTTTGTAACGCGACGCCCGAGGGGCACCCATGGCCGATCACGTCGACGATCACGCGGACCACGAGCACCACCCTCACGGCGAGGACGAGGCCGACGAAGGACGCGTCACCTCGCCCATGCAGGAGTTCACGACCGGACAGGCCGGCGTCGGGTTCGTCGTCCTCCTCGTCGGCCTCGCGGTCACGTTCGGCCTGCCGCTGTTCCTGTGACTCATCGGCCGACACGGAAGGCGTAGCCGAGCAACGCTGCGAACACGAGTAACCCGACCGTCGTCTCGGGCGCGAACCGGAGCGCGAGCGCCAGCAACAGGACGACGGCCGCGGCCAACAGCACGAGGGCGGCGTCGAGTCGCCGCCGGAGGGAACGATCGTTCACGGCGGTTCACGCGCCCCGATCCACCTAAAACCGACGAGCGGCCGCTACGCCAACTCGTCGTCGATCACGGCCCGCAGGTCGCGAATCCCCGCGGCGTCGCGCGTCAGTCGCTCGTCGCCGACCGACACCACGAGTTCGCCGCTCGTCGTCGCCGCGCCCAGATCCCGCACGGGGACGTCGCCCGCCGCCTCGCGTACGGCGTCGGGGTCGGTCGTCTCGACGACGACCCGGCCGGGCGTCTCGTCGAACAGCGCGTCGACGCCCTCGACGGTCGCACTGATGCCCGCCTCGGCGCTCACCATCTCCGCGAGCGTCACCGCGAGGCCGCCGTGGCTCACGTCGTGGGTCGCGAGCGTCGAGTCGAGGTTCGCCACCGTGCGGACGGCCTCGACCGTCGCCGGCGCGTCCGCGGGCAGGGCCGGGAAGCGGTCGCTCCCGCCCATGCGTGCCAGGAACTCGGAGCCGCCGAGGGCACCGCCGCGTGCCCCCACTTCGAGGAGGGTCCCCTCGCCCGTGACCCCGAGCGGCGGGGCGTCGTGGCCGTCCCGGACGCCGATCATCGCCACCGTCGGCGTCGGTGGGATGGGGCCCGTCACCGAGTCGTTGTACAGCGAGACGTTGCCGCCGACCACGGGGACCGAGAGGTCGCGACACATGTCGGCCAGGCCGTCGACGATGGCACCGAAGCCGCCGTAGACGTCGGGTTTCTCCGGGTTGCCGCCGTTGAGGCAGTCGACCGCGGCGTGGGGTCGCGCGCCCTTGGCCGCGAGGTTGGTCGCGTTCTCCAGCGCGACGGCGCGGGCGCCCTCGTAGGGGGCGGTGTCCGTCCACGCGGGGATCGCTCCCGCCGAGAGCGCCAGGCCCGTGCCCGCTTCGCGGATCGCCATCACGGCGGCGTCGTCGCCCGGCCGGCGGGCCGTCCGCGTTCCGACCTCGTGGTCGTACTGGCGGTAGACCCACGCCTTGCTCGCCGTGTTGGGGCTGGCGACGACGGCGTCGAAGGCGGCGTCGAGCTCCGCGTCCGGGCGGTCGCGCGGGGGTTGCTCCGGCTCCGCCATCGCCAGGTCGTTCATCGGCGCGCCGTCCGCGAGGAACTCGGCGGGGACGTCGACGACCGTCTCGCCCCCGAACGTACAGACG is from Haloplanus salinarum and encodes:
- the hisF gene encoding imidazole glycerol phosphate synthase subunit HisF, which gives rise to MAVTKRIIPCIDVDLDEDGNPAVYTGVNFEDLKHTGDPVEMARRYNEAGADEFVFLDITASAEGRETMLHVVEQVADEVFIPLTVGGGIRTREDIKETLRAGADKVSINTAAIENPELVDAGATAFGSQCIVISVDARRRYDEQGEHYERIDGESCWFECTIKGGREGTGVDVVEWAREVESRGAGELFVNSIDADGTKEGYDIPLTRAVCDNVSTPVIASSGCGGPEDTREVFAEAGADAALAASIFHFDEYTIREVKEYLDDRGIPVRL
- the purL gene encoding phosphoribosylformylglycinamidine synthase subunit PurL, whose translation is MSLSDPDHDLVAAELGRDPTPAEAALFENLWSEHCAYRSSRPLLSAFDSEADQVVVGPGDDAAVVSLPEYGDDAEETYVAMGVESHNHPSYVDPYDGAATGVGGIVRDILSMGAYPIALTDSLYFGGFDREHSRYLFEGVVEGIADYGNAIGVPTVGGSVEFHEGYEGNPLVNVACVGLVTEDRLVTAEAKRPGNKLVLVGNATGRDGLGGASFASEDLSEDAETEDRPAVQVGDPYTEKLLIEANEALIDEDLIRSARDLGAAGLGGASSELVAKGGLGADIELDAVHQREPNMSALEILLAESQERMCYEVRPEDVDRVAEIADRYDLGCSVIGEVREGNYVCTFGGETVVDVPAEFLADGAPMNDLAMAEPEQPPRDRPDAELDAAFDAVVASPNTASKAWVYRQYDHEVGTRTARRPGDDAAVMAIREAGTGLALSAGAIPAWTDTAPYEGARAVALENATNLAAKGARPHAAVDCLNGGNPEKPDVYGGFGAIVDGLADMCRDLSVPVVGGNVSLYNDSVTGPIPPTPTVAMIGVRDGHDAPPLGVTGEGTLLEVGARGGALGGSEFLARMGGSDRFPALPADAPATVEAVRTVANLDSTLATHDVSHGGLAVTLAEMVSAEAGISATVEGVDALFDETPGRVVVETTDPDAVREAAGDVPVRDLGAATTSGELVVSVGDERLTRDAAGIRDLRAVIDDELA
- a CDS encoding DUF7550 family protein, translating into MADHVDDHADHEHHPHGEDEADEGRVTSPMQEFTTGQAGVGFVVLLVGLAVTFGLPLFL